From the Argopecten irradians isolate NY chromosome 13, Ai_NY, whole genome shotgun sequence genome, one window contains:
- the LOC138305453 gene encoding uncharacterized protein — protein sequence MTDSPIHITEPVGIRNDPPIVREITEPRRLRRITEPNGRTDARRSDTGNVIHVGHPVPQRRQTYSGTPIQYEDLQDVHLSIPEVIPPDNDVTSASGEKTWQKVGSLTDLVRFHCQRLYSSAGGRKDLGLFYNKGQFYAMEAWCGHMGGPLFEGDIEDLNGRAHVMCPWHSYMFDLQTGKNNLGMKQEIFQVKVEEGIVYVLYDTDLSTTPIGKSE from the exons atgacaGACTCGCCTATACATATCACAGAGCCAGTCGGTATCCGAAATGACCCTCCGATAGTTCGTGAGATTACGGAGCCACGGAGATTACGGAGAATCACGGAACCTAACGGACGAACAGACGCTCGACGTTCGGACACAGGCAATGTAATCCATGTTGGCCATCCTGTTCCTCAACGAAGACAAACTTATAGCGGGACGCCAATACAGTACGAAGACCTTCAGGATGTTCATTTGTCTATACCAGAAGTGATTCCACCGGATAATGACGTAACTTCTGCCAGTGGCGAAAAGACATGGCAAAAGGTCGGGTCACTTACAGACTTGGTACGATTTCATTGTCAGCGATTATACTCCAGTGCTGGCGGGAGGAAAGACCTAGGGCTGTTTTATAACAAAGGTCAATTCTACGCCATGGAGGCTTGGTGTGGGCATATGG gTGGTCCGCTGTTTGAGGGGGATATAGAGGATCTGAACGGACGCGCACACGTGATGTGCCCATGGCATTCATACATGTTTGACCTCCAGACCGGAAAGAATAATCTAGGAATGAAG CAAGAAATTTTCCAGGTTAAGGTGGAGGAGggcattgtttatgttttgtacGACACAGACCTATCAACGACCCCTATCGGCAAATCGGAGtga